From one Lemur catta isolate mLemCat1 chromosome 5, mLemCat1.pri, whole genome shotgun sequence genomic stretch:
- the PPARGC1B gene encoding peroxisome proliferator-activated receptor gamma coactivator 1-beta isoform X2 translates to MPEDDVALAAFPALDGGDVPSCTSASPAPSSAPSSPALETPPAPAPEMDELSLLQKLLLATSSPASSSDTQKEGTSWRQAGLRSKSQRPYVKVDNTHDKKAPTTQPPSRSCTELHKHLTSKAHSPDRGLQLPPPWSPRPPAKEDEEPGEDCPSPQPASASPRDSPELPRTGPGARVPQEDMQAVVQLIRYMHTYCLPQRKLPAPLPCGSPSTQVRPRPQHPSKASWAEFSILRELLARDVLCDVSKPYRLATPVYASLTPQSKPRPPKDGQASPGHPPPVEEVRIAASPKNAGPRPSLRPLRLEVKGDVRRPARLQQQEEEEDEEEEEEKEEEEEEEEEWGRKRPGRGLLWTKLGRKLGSSVCPVRRSRRLNPELGPWLTFADESLVPSEPQGALPSLCLSPKAYNTEGELGSSTDEDTGQDQQLLLGPQIPALESPCESGCGDTDEDPSCPRLPRDSPRCLMLALSQSDPPFGKKSFEQTLTVELCGTAGLTPPTTPPYKPTEEDPFKPDIKHSLGNDTAPSLPSPEGLQLGATSGPAHKLPKRHPERSELLSHLRHATAQPASQAGQKRPFSCSFGDHDYCQVLRPEGALQRKVLRSWEPSGVHLEDWCQQGAPRVEAQAPGREEDRSCDAGIPPKDSMLLRDHEIRASLTKHFGLLETALDDEDLASCKSPEYDTVFEDSSSSSGESSFLLEEEEEEEEDNEEEDSGVSPPRSDHCPYQSPPSKASRPLCSRSRSSSGSSSCRSWSPATRRNFRCESRGPCSDRTPSVRHARKRREKAIGEGRVVYVRNLSSDMSSRELKRRFEVFGEIVECQVLTRSKRGEKYGFITYRCSEHAALSLRKGAALRKRNEPAFQLSSGGLRHFRWPRFTDYDSNSDEALPASGKSKYEAMDFDSLLKEAQQSLH, encoded by the exons CTGCAGAAGCTCCTCCTCGCCACATCCTCCCCAGCGTCAAGCTCTGACACCCAGAAGGAAGGGACCTCCTGGCGCCAGGCAGGCCTCAGGTCCAAAAGTCAGCGGCCTTATGTCAAG GTAGACAACACCCACGACAAGAAGGCCCCCACGACGCAGCCTCCGAGCCGGAGTTGTACAGAGCTGCATAAGCACCTCACCTCGAAAGCCCACTCCCCGGACAGGGGCCTGCAGCTGCCACCCCCCTGGAGTCCCCGGCCTCCTGCCAAGGAGGATGAGGAGCCGGGTGAGGACTGCCCGAGCCCCcagccagcctcagcctctccccgGGACTCCCCGGAGCTGCCTAGGACAGGGCCTGGTGCCCGGGTCCCCCAGGAGGACATGCAGGCTGTGGTGCAGCTCATCCGCTACATGCACACCTACTGCCTCCCCCAGAGGAAGCTGCCAGCCCCCCTGCCCTGCGGCAGCCCCTCCACTCAAGTCAGGCCCCGGCCCCAGCACCCCTCCAAAGCCTCCTGGGCTGAGTTCTCCATTCTGAGGGAACTTCTGGCTCGAGATGTCCTCTGCGATGTCAGCAAACCCTACCGCCTGGCCACGCCTGTCTACGCCTCCCTCACACCGCAGTCCAAGCCCAGGCCCCCCAAAGACGGCCAGGCCTCTCCTGGCCACCCACCCCCTGTGGAGGAGGTAAGGATCGCAGCTTCGCCCAAGAACGCCGGGCCCAGACCGAGCCTGCGCCCACTGCGGCTGGAGGTGAAAGGGGATGTCCGCCGGCCTGCCAggctgcagcagcaggaggaggaagaagatgaggaagaggaagaagaaaaagaagaggaggaggaggaggaggaggagtggggcaGGAAAAGGCCAGGCCGAGGCCTGCTGTGGACCAAGCTGGGGAGGAAGCTGGGGAGCTCTGTGTGCCCCGTGCGGCGGTCACGGAGACTGAACCCCGAGCTGGGGCCCTGGCTGACATTTGCTGACGAGTCGCTAGTCCCCTCGGAGCCCCAGGGTGCTCTGCCCTCGCTGTGCCTGTCTCCCAAGGCCTACAACACTGAGGGGGAGCTGGGCAGCTCCACGGACGAGGACACTGGCCAAGACCAGCAGCTTCTACTGGGACCCCAGATTCCTGCCCTGGAGAGCCCCTGTGAGAGTGGGTGTGGGGACACGGATGAGGACCCCAGCTGCCCGAGGCTCCCCAGAG acTCTCCCAGGTGCCTCATGCTGGCCTTGTCACAAAG CGACCCTCCTTTTGGCAAGAAGAGCTTTGAGCAGACCTTGACAGTGGAGCTCTGTGGCACAGCAG GACTCACCCCACCCACCACACCCCCGTACAAGCCCACAGAGGAGGACCCCTTCAAGCCAGACATCAAGCACAGCTTGGGCAACGACAcagctcccagcctcccctctcctGAGGGCCTCCAGCTGGGGGCCACCTCGGGGCCTGCCCACAAGCTGCCAAAGAGGCACCCAGAGCGGAGTGAGCTCCTGTCCCACCTGCGGCATGCCACGGCCCAGCCGGCCTCCCAGGCTGGCCAGAAGCGCCCCTTCTCCTGTTCCTTCGGAGACCATGACTACTGCCAGGTGCTCAGGCCAGAGGGCGCCCTGCAGAGGAAGGTGCTGAGGTCCTGGGAGCCATCTGGGGTCCACCTTGAGGACTGGTGCCAGCAGGGTGCCCCTCGGGTGGAGGCACAGGCCCCCGGCAGGGAGGAAGACAGAAGCTGTGATGCTGGCATCCCACCCAAGGACAGCATGCTGCTGAGAGACCACGAGATCCGCGCCAGCCTCACGAAGCACTTTGGTCTGCTGGAGACCGCCCTGGACGATGAAGACCTGGCCTCGTGTAAGAGCCCTGAATATGACACCGTCTTtgaggacagcagcagcagcagtggtgaAAGCAGCTTcctcctggaggaggaagaggaggaggaggaggacaatgAAGAAGAGGACTCAGGGGTCAGCCCCCCTCGCTCTGACCACTGCCCCTACCAGAGCCCACCAAGCAAGGCCAGTCGGCCACTCTGTTCCCGCAGCCGCTCGAGCTCTGGCTCCTCATCCTGCCGCTCCTGGTCACCAGCCACCCGAAGGAACTTCAG ATGTGAGAGCAGAGGGCCGTGTTCAGACAGAACGCCAAGCGTCCGGCATGCCAGGAAGCGGCGGGAAAAGGCCATT GGCGAAGGCCGTGTGGTGTACGTTCGAAATCTCTCCAGCGACATGAGCTCCCGAGAGCTGAAGAGGCGCTTCGAAGTGTTTGGCGAGATCGTAGAGTGCCAGGTGCTTACGAGAAGTAAGAG AGGTGAGAAGTACGGCTTCATCACCTACCGGTGTTCCGAGCACGCAGCCCTCTCTCTGAGGAAGGGCGCTGCCCTGAGGAAGCGCAACGAGCCCGCCTTCCAGCTGAGCTCCGGAGGGCTCCGGCACTTCCGCTGGCCCAGGTTCACTGACTACG ATTCCAATTCAGACGAGGCCCTTCCTGCGTCAGGAAAGAGCAAGTACGAAGCCATGGATTTCGACAGCTTGCTGAAAGAGGCCCAGCAGAGCCTGCATTGA